Proteins encoded together in one Nostoc sp. PCC 7524 window:
- a CDS encoding RNA-guided endonuclease InsQ/TnpB family protein — protein sequence MKTLKFKLYQHKRNRHLKRTINAAGVIYNHCIALHKRYYRMWGKHLNCAKLQSHIAKMRKRNPFWQSVGSQSVQDICQRIEKAYQLFFKHNKKGVRPPGFKKVKKYKSFTLKQAGYKFLGGNRVKIGSRVYQFWKSREIEGTVKTLTIKRTPLGELFMVIVVDVRSLFVSEREGSKSEIEIKTGKIAGFDFGLKTFLTCSDGTIIGSPQFFKQSLNAIKKANRQHSQKLKGSANREQSRKNLVRRYEDISNRRRDWFWKLAHELTDKFDVLCFETLNLKGMQRLWGRKISDLAFGEFLQILEWVAKQKHKQVVFVDQWYPSSKTCSHCGHILESLDLSVREWRCPSCQSVNGRDENAARNIQMVGASTIGLGDVRLATPAIAVLA from the coding sequence ATGAAAACTCTGAAGTTTAAGTTATATCAGCACAAACGGAATAGACACCTCAAGCGCACAATTAACGCTGCTGGGGTGATTTATAACCATTGCATTGCTTTGCATAAACGGTACTACCGGATGTGGGGCAAGCATTTAAACTGTGCAAAACTTCAGTCTCATATTGCCAAGATGAGAAAGCGAAATCCGTTTTGGCAATCAGTAGGTTCTCAGTCAGTGCAAGATATTTGCCAACGCATTGAGAAAGCCTACCAACTATTCTTTAAACACAATAAGAAAGGAGTTAGACCACCAGGTTTTAAGAAGGTTAAAAAGTACAAATCTTTCACCCTTAAGCAAGCAGGTTATAAGTTTTTGGGTGGCAACAGAGTAAAAATTGGTAGTCGAGTTTATCAATTTTGGAAGTCTAGAGAGATTGAGGGAACGGTTAAAACTCTAACCATTAAACGAACTCCTTTAGGTGAACTGTTTATGGTTATTGTTGTTGATGTTCGCTCTCTCTTCGTCTCTGAAAGAGAAGGTAGTAAATCAGAAATTGAGATTAAGACGGGTAAAATCGCTGGTTTTGATTTTGGATTGAAGACATTTCTTACTTGCTCAGACGGTACAATAATTGGGTCTCCCCAGTTTTTTAAGCAATCCCTAAATGCAATTAAAAAAGCCAACCGACAACATTCTCAGAAATTAAAAGGTTCAGCCAATCGGGAGCAATCTAGAAAGAACTTAGTACGCAGGTATGAAGATATCTCTAACCGTCGTCGTGACTGGTTCTGGAAGTTAGCTCATGAGTTAACGGATAAATTTGATGTTCTCTGTTTTGAAACCTTAAACCTTAAAGGAATGCAACGACTTTGGGGTAGGAAGATATCAGATTTGGCATTTGGTGAATTTCTGCAAATTCTAGAATGGGTTGCCAAACAGAAACATAAACAAGTGGTGTTTGTGGATCAATGGTATCCAAGTTCTAAAACTTGTTCTCACTGTGGGCATATTCTAGAAAGTCTTGATTTGTCCGTTAGAGAATGGCGTTGTCCTTCCTGTCAGTCAGTTAACGGAAGAGACGAAAACGCCGCACGTAATATTCAAATGGTTGGGGCATCAACCATTGGGTTAGGTGATGTCAGACTGGCTACGCCAGCAATCGCTGTTTTAGCCTAG
- the tnpA gene encoding IS200/IS605 family transposase, which produces MKTVYNHYNYAIGLAIVHLVWIPCRRRKVFANNEQLKLRCIEIFQSVAKDNKWVIKALEVAPDHVHLLVEYDPHHSISQVVKAFKGRSSRYLRQEFPELMKLPSLWTHSYMFDTTGKVSTQKVLEYINDPHHG; this is translated from the coding sequence ATGAAAACCGTTTACAATCACTACAACTACGCTATTGGTTTGGCTATTGTCCATTTAGTTTGGATACCATGCCGAAGAAGAAAAGTCTTTGCTAACAATGAACAACTAAAACTCAGATGTATTGAGATATTTCAATCTGTTGCTAAAGATAATAAATGGGTGATCAAAGCGTTGGAAGTTGCACCAGATCATGTTCACCTATTAGTTGAGTATGACCCGCATCATTCAATATCCCAGGTTGTTAAAGCCTTCAAGGGTCGGTCATCAAGATATTTAAGGCAAGAGTTTCCAGAATTAATGAAACTGCCTAGTCTGTGGACGCATTCATATATGTTCGACACCACAGGAAAAGTTAGTACCCAGAAAGTCTTGGAGTACATTAATGACCCACATCACGGATGA
- a CDS encoding choice-of-anchor E domain-containing protein — protein MTTTLFKTLGAATTLAGMIVTAGSANAASISYDSSTNFQLTNISNAPLSVQKFDSSLGTLNSVTLTFTGDLEGSARFENLGASSTPITVNLAGQLGLIFAGQSLFSINPQETYPQDSSGYQVGAFDGTIDFAGTSGKTIQGLTAQKSETQSFTDAQFLQAFTGTGNLDFLFSALATSTVSGSGNMISQITTLAKAGVKVTYDYDPAQSVPEPSAALGFGLVAGVGLLSQRKKNWLKTSHS, from the coding sequence ATGACAACAACACTATTTAAAACACTCGGTGCTGCTACAACATTGGCAGGTATGATTGTTACTGCTGGCTCTGCTAATGCAGCTTCTATTAGCTACGACAGTTCAACTAATTTTCAGCTCACAAATATCTCCAACGCACCTCTCAGTGTCCAAAAGTTTGACTCATCCCTTGGTACACTCAACAGCGTAACTTTAACATTTACTGGCGACCTGGAAGGAAGCGCAAGATTTGAAAATCTCGGTGCTAGTTCTACTCCCATAACCGTAAATCTTGCAGGTCAACTCGGCTTAATATTTGCTGGTCAGTCTTTGTTTAGTATTAATCCACAAGAAACTTATCCACAAGACTCCTCTGGCTACCAAGTTGGAGCTTTTGATGGCACAATAGACTTCGCAGGTACTTCTGGAAAAACAATTCAGGGATTGACCGCCCAAAAGTCAGAAACTCAGAGCTTTACTGATGCTCAATTCTTACAAGCTTTCACGGGTACTGGTAACTTAGATTTCTTATTCTCAGCTCTAGCCACCTCAACAGTTTCTGGTTCTGGAAATATGATTTCCCAAATTACAACTCTTGCTAAAGCAGGTGTTAAAGTCACTTATGACTATGATCCTGCTCAGTCTGTACCAGAACCATCTGCTGCATTAGGATTTGGTCTAGTTGCAGGTGTTGGTTTATTGTCACAACGCAAAAAAAACTGGCTCAAGACTTCCCATTCATAA
- a CDS encoding transglutaminase domain-containing protein: protein MSFAPISLTASQMFGQRTIRPLTAATICGIAFIQDQLIAIDTIKGHLLEIDPHTDNSRILNPHQTKEFSEVTGLAVWEDTLWVTRGNSVYLSKLSSWGLEHFVTLPYPANGVAVWESTVYVSCQKVGYILIFDRDTRKEITRFYTPGVGIQNLAVNRDTLWICDRTEQTVYSMDRATGEVRFSVLTPFDSPTGIAVHLDTETGKESLFVAYASEEPYIRDNPNADPNHELTYRDRTFIHPLYYHHEPDQKYALSNGYLIEMSYAEEISPLDEVYLPDVEWRIALPSETERQKVKHVEAIGIPFTEEIIDGQRVAVFKFDALTPGERHIFGWKALLEVRGIKYRITPKDVEDIPELPEEFQTRYLVDNDDLAMDTPIVRRSARDAVGSETNILRKMYSIRNYVYDELSYGIKPYIDTPDIVLERGVGSCGEYVGVLLALCRLNGIPCRTVGRYKCPPYGEHQGVPLQPDFNHVWLEFYIPGIGWLPMESNPDDLGNDGPYPTRFFMGLCWYHIEIGKGIPFETLSSQGIRLTKEDIPIGDLAINHIRFTILNELPPF from the coding sequence ATGAGTTTTGCACCCATTAGTTTGACAGCTAGCCAAATGTTTGGGCAAAGGACAATTCGACCGTTGACTGCTGCTACTATCTGCGGCATTGCGTTTATTCAAGATCAACTGATTGCGATTGATACCATCAAGGGACATTTACTAGAAATTGACCCTCATACCGATAATAGTAGAATTCTCAACCCTCACCAAACCAAAGAATTTAGTGAGGTAACAGGTTTAGCTGTTTGGGAAGACACACTTTGGGTAACTCGTGGTAACAGTGTTTATCTATCCAAGCTTTCGTCTTGGGGTTTAGAGCATTTTGTCACCTTGCCTTATCCTGCCAATGGTGTTGCTGTTTGGGAGTCAACAGTTTACGTAAGTTGTCAAAAAGTGGGTTACATCCTGATTTTTGATCGTGATACGCGTAAAGAAATTACGAGATTTTATACTCCAGGGGTGGGAATACAGAATTTAGCAGTAAATCGGGACACCCTGTGGATTTGCGATCGCACAGAACAAACAGTCTACTCTATGGATAGGGCAACTGGGGAAGTCAGATTTAGCGTGTTAACTCCCTTTGACTCACCTACAGGTATAGCAGTACATCTAGATACTGAGACTGGCAAAGAAAGTCTGTTTGTCGCCTATGCTTCCGAGGAACCGTATATTCGAGATAACCCCAATGCTGATCCTAATCATGAATTAACATACCGCGATCGCACCTTTATTCATCCCCTGTATTATCACCATGAGCCAGATCAAAAATATGCCCTTTCTAATGGCTATCTGATCGAAATGTCCTATGCTGAGGAAATTTCCCCGTTAGACGAGGTATATCTGCCTGATGTGGAATGGCGGATTGCTCTCCCCTCAGAAACCGAACGTCAAAAAGTCAAACACGTTGAAGCGATCGGTATACCCTTTACAGAAGAAATCATTGATGGGCAACGGGTAGCAGTCTTTAAATTCGATGCTCTCACTCCCGGAGAACGTCACATATTTGGTTGGAAAGCACTGTTAGAAGTGCGAGGAATTAAGTATCGCATTACGCCTAAAGATGTGGAAGATATTCCAGAATTACCAGAGGAATTTCAAACCCGCTATTTAGTCGATAATGATGATTTAGCAATGGATACCCCCATTGTCCGCCGTTCTGCCCGTGATGCTGTTGGGTCAGAAACCAATATTCTGCGGAAAATGTACAGTATCCGCAACTATGTTTATGATGAGTTATCCTACGGTATTAAACCCTACATTGATACACCAGATATCGTTTTAGAGAGGGGTGTAGGTTCCTGTGGTGAGTATGTAGGTGTTTTACTGGCACTTTGTCGTTTAAATGGTATTCCTTGCCGTACTGTTGGTAGATACAAATGCCCTCCCTACGGCGAACACCAAGGGGTGCCTCTGCAACCAGATTTTAATCATGTGTGGTTAGAATTCTACATACCGGGTATTGGCTGGTTGCCAATGGAATCTAATCCCGATGATTTGGGTAATGATGGCCCCTATCCTACGCGCTTTTTCATGGGCTTATGCTGGTATCACATTGAAATCGGTAAAGGCATTCCTTTTGAAACCCTGAGTAGTCAAGGTATCAGGTTGACTAAGGAAGATATCCCTATAGGTGATTTAGCGATTAATCATATCCGGTTTACGATTCTCAATGAATTGCCGCCTTTTTGA
- a CDS encoding cation-translocating P-type ATPase, whose amino-acid sequence MSANSLPEGVAIWHSLEVDKALNLLDSNADSGLTTPEIEKRLQKYGPNELEEHGGRSAWEILLDQFKNIMLLMLIAVAFISGLLDFLAWQAGQLKPGEVPFKDTIAILAIVILNGILGYVQESRAEQALAALKKLASPLVRVIRNGKLEDVAAKDIVPGDVMFLEAGVQISADGRLIEQANLQVRESALTGEAEAVNKQATIQLPEDTSLGDRINLVFQGTEVVQGRGKVLVTNTGMQTELGKIAAMLQSVESEPTPLQQRMTQLGNVLVTGSLVLVAIVVVGGIIQARGFSNLQELLEVSLSMAVAVVPEGLPAVITVTLALGTQRMVRHNALIRKLPAVETLGSVTTICSDKTGTLTQNKMVVQSVYTNDKRFRVTGEGYAPVGEFQLAGATIDLEDHPEITALSVACAICNDSVLQKEKGEWAILGDPTEGALVTLAGKVGIEKDQWSSKLPRVSEFPFSSERKRMSVISQVEAVATGEQSLTAVDPAIANLVKSEPYVMFTKGSPELILARCSEIYTGTTSTPLDDAQRSQVLAENDQMASKGLRVLGFAYKPLLEVPPEGSDETSEQNLVWLGLVGMLDAPRPEVRAAVQECREAGIRPVMITGDHQLTARAIATDLGIAQEGDRVLTGQELQHMSDQELEQQVDLVSIYARVAPEHKLRIVQALQRRGRFVAMTGDGVNDAPALKQADIGIAMGITGTDVSKEASDMVLLDDNFATIVSATKEGRVVYTNIRRFIKYILGSNIGEVLTIAAAPLLGLGGVPLTPLQILWMNLVTDGLPALALAVEPPEPDVMKRPPFSPRESIFARGLGSYMIRIGIVFAIISIILMQWAYNHVQTVTGAGLDPERWKTMVFTALCIAQMGHAIAIRSNNQLTIEMNPLSNPFVLGAVVVTTLLQLMLIYVPPLRAFFGTHWLPPTELAICVGFSALMFVWIEAEKIFFRFTGRKSV is encoded by the coding sequence ATGTCTGCTAATTCTTTGCCTGAAGGTGTCGCCATTTGGCATAGTTTGGAAGTTGATAAAGCACTCAACCTGCTCGATAGTAATGCAGACAGTGGCTTGACAACCCCAGAAATTGAAAAGCGATTGCAAAAATATGGCCCTAACGAACTAGAAGAACACGGGGGTCGTAGCGCCTGGGAAATTCTGCTGGATCAGTTCAAAAACATCATGCTGTTGATGCTGATTGCTGTGGCTTTCATTTCTGGGTTATTAGATTTCCTGGCTTGGCAAGCAGGGCAACTCAAACCTGGGGAAGTGCCATTTAAAGACACGATCGCTATCTTAGCAATTGTAATTCTCAATGGTATTCTGGGATACGTCCAAGAAAGCCGTGCCGAACAAGCCCTAGCAGCACTAAAAAAACTGGCTTCTCCCTTAGTCCGCGTCATCCGTAACGGCAAACTGGAGGATGTAGCAGCTAAGGATATAGTTCCAGGCGATGTCATGTTTTTAGAAGCTGGGGTACAGATATCCGCCGATGGACGCTTGATTGAACAAGCTAATTTACAGGTGCGTGAGTCAGCACTAACAGGTGAAGCGGAAGCAGTTAATAAACAAGCAACTATACAACTACCAGAAGATACATCTTTAGGCGATCGCATTAATTTAGTGTTTCAAGGTACGGAAGTTGTCCAAGGGCGCGGTAAGGTACTGGTGACGAACACTGGTATGCAAACCGAACTGGGTAAAATTGCTGCCATGTTGCAGTCAGTAGAAAGCGAACCCACCCCCTTGCAGCAACGCATGACTCAACTAGGCAATGTCCTAGTTACAGGTTCCTTGGTTTTGGTGGCGATTGTTGTCGTCGGTGGAATTATCCAGGCTAGAGGTTTTAGCAATTTACAAGAACTGTTAGAGGTTTCTTTAAGTATGGCGGTGGCTGTAGTACCAGAAGGTTTACCAGCAGTGATTACCGTCACCTTGGCACTAGGAACCCAGCGCATGGTACGCCACAATGCCTTAATTCGCAAATTACCTGCGGTGGAAACCTTGGGTTCTGTCACCACTATCTGTTCTGATAAAACCGGAACACTGACTCAGAACAAAATGGTCGTGCAATCGGTGTACACCAATGACAAAAGATTTCGGGTGACAGGAGAAGGTTACGCGCCTGTGGGTGAGTTTCAGTTAGCAGGTGCAACCATCGACCTAGAAGATCATCCCGAAATTACAGCCTTGTCAGTCGCCTGTGCTATTTGTAACGACTCGGTACTGCAAAAAGAAAAAGGGGAATGGGCGATTTTAGGAGACCCCACTGAGGGTGCTTTAGTCACCCTAGCGGGTAAAGTGGGTATTGAAAAAGACCAGTGGAGCAGTAAATTACCCCGTGTAAGTGAATTTCCCTTTTCCTCAGAACGCAAGCGCATGAGTGTGATTTCACAGGTAGAGGCAGTCGCTACAGGGGAACAGTCCTTGACAGCCGTTGATCCCGCGATCGCTAACTTGGTGAAATCTGAACCTTATGTCATGTTTACCAAGGGTTCGCCAGAATTAATTTTGGCACGTTGCAGTGAAATTTATACAGGTACAACCTCAACACCATTAGATGACGCACAACGTAGCCAAGTTTTGGCAGAAAATGACCAAATGGCAAGTAAAGGTTTACGGGTGTTAGGTTTCGCCTACAAACCTCTGTTAGAAGTGCCGCCGGAAGGTTCAGATGAAACCTCTGAGCAAAATTTAGTCTGGTTGGGTTTGGTAGGAATGCTAGATGCACCCAGGCCAGAGGTGAGGGCAGCAGTGCAAGAATGTCGGGAAGCGGGGATTCGTCCGGTGATGATTACTGGTGATCATCAACTAACAGCACGAGCGATCGCTACCGATTTGGGTATTGCTCAAGAAGGTGACAGAGTTCTGACGGGGCAAGAATTACAACACATGAGCGACCAGGAGCTAGAGCAGCAAGTTGACCTCGTAAGTATTTATGCACGGGTAGCCCCAGAACACAAACTACGGATTGTGCAAGCCCTGCAACGTCGGGGTAGATTTGTCGCTATGACTGGGGATGGTGTCAACGATGCCCCCGCTTTAAAACAAGCTGATATCGGCATTGCTATGGGCATCACGGGTACAGATGTCAGTAAAGAAGCCAGTGACATGGTGCTTCTAGATGACAACTTTGCTACCATTGTTTCCGCCACGAAGGAAGGTAGAGTAGTTTACACTAACATCCGTCGCTTTATTAAATACATCCTCGGTAGTAACATTGGCGAAGTTCTCACCATTGCTGCCGCTCCATTGTTAGGACTGGGAGGTGTTCCCCTGACACCATTACAAATCCTTTGGATGAACTTGGTGACAGACGGTTTACCAGCCTTAGCCTTAGCTGTGGAACCCCCAGAACCAGATGTAATGAAGCGTCCCCCCTTCAGCCCTCGCGAGAGTATTTTTGCAAGGGGTTTAGGTTCTTACATGATTCGCATTGGGATTGTTTTCGCCATCATTTCCATTATTTTGATGCAGTGGGCTTACAATCATGTCCAAACAGTTACAGGGGCAGGACTTGACCCTGAACGGTGGAAGACAATGGTATTTACAGCCTTGTGTATCGCCCAGATGGGTCATGCTATAGCAATTCGCTCCAATAATCAACTAACCATAGAGATGAATCCCCTCTCAAATCCTTTTGTATTGGGGGCTGTAGTCGTGACTACACTGTTGCAGCTCATGTTGATTTACGTTCCACCCCTGCGAGCATTCTTTGGCACTCACTGGCTACCTCCCACAGAGTTAGCGATTTGTGTTGGTTTCAGTGCCTTGATGTTTGTGTGGATTGAAGCAGAGAAAATATTCTTCCGCTTTACGGGCAGAAAGAGCGTTTAG
- the recF gene encoding DNA replication/repair protein RecF (All proteins in this family for which functions are known are DNA-binding proteins that assist the filamentation of RecA onto DNA for the initiation of recombination or recombinational repair.), translating into MYLKTLQLRHFRNYQEQKVEFTAAKTILVGNNAQGKSNLLEAVELLATLRSHRMARDRDLVQEGEPIAQIYAILERQTGDSELSLTLRRNGRRSVALNGESVRRQMDFLGVLNAVEFSSLDLELVRGSPEVRRNWLDTLLIQLEPVYAHILQQYNQVLRQRNAYLKSIPDSAPSIDKSALAIWDTQLVATGTRVIRRRDRALQRLAPLAAAWHASISGSTEVLQIQYAPNVPTTDNHPEEIQQAFLTKIQQRANAELYRGTTLIGPHRDEVELTINQTPARQYGSQGQQRTLVLALKLAELQLIEEVVKEPPLLLLDDVLAELDQSRQNQLLDAIQDRFQTLITTTHLSSFDSQWLKSSQILHVKAGEILPTD; encoded by the coding sequence ATGTACTTAAAAACCCTACAACTAAGGCATTTTCGCAACTACCAAGAACAGAAAGTTGAATTTACTGCTGCTAAAACGATTTTGGTAGGGAATAACGCTCAGGGAAAGTCAAATTTGTTGGAAGCGGTGGAGTTACTGGCAACATTGCGATCGCATCGGATGGCACGCGATCGCGATTTAGTCCAGGAAGGGGAACCCATAGCCCAAATTTACGCCATCCTGGAAAGGCAAACTGGAGATAGTGAACTCAGCTTAACCCTCCGGCGTAACGGCCGCCGCAGTGTAGCTCTCAATGGTGAGTCTGTGCGGCGACAAATGGATTTTTTGGGTGTTCTTAATGCCGTAGAATTTTCTAGCCTGGATTTAGAACTGGTGCGTGGTAGTCCCGAAGTCCGGCGTAACTGGTTAGATACTCTCTTAATTCAACTCGAACCAGTGTATGCTCACATTTTGCAGCAATATAACCAGGTTTTACGCCAACGTAACGCTTACTTAAAAAGCATTCCTGACTCAGCCCCCAGTATTGATAAATCAGCCCTCGCCATCTGGGATACCCAGTTAGTGGCTACAGGCACAAGAGTAATTAGAAGACGCGATCGCGCCCTCCAAAGACTTGCCCCCCTGGCTGCTGCTTGGCACGCCAGTATTAGCGGCAGTACAGAAGTTTTGCAAATTCAGTACGCCCCCAATGTTCCCACAACAGACAACCATCCCGAAGAAATACAGCAAGCTTTCTTAACCAAAATCCAACAACGAGCCAACGCCGAACTCTACCGAGGTACTACTCTCATAGGGCCGCATCGTGACGAAGTAGAATTAACCATCAATCAAACACCTGCTCGCCAATACGGTTCCCAAGGACAGCAGCGCACCCTTGTATTAGCACTAAAACTAGCAGAACTACAGTTAATTGAAGAAGTTGTCAAAGAGCCGCCCCTACTGCTGCTTGATGATGTGCTAGCCGAATTAGATCAATCCCGCCAAAATCAATTACTTGATGCCATTCAAGACCGTTTTCAAACTTTAATTACCACCACTCATCTCAGTTCTTTCGATTCCCAGTGGTTAAAATCCTCTCAAATTCTCCATGTGAAAGCAGGAGAAATCCTCCCCACAGATTGA
- the glgA gene encoding glycogen synthase GlgA: MYIVQIASECAPVIKAGGLGDVVYGLSRELEIRGNCVELILPKYDCMRYDHIWGWHEAYLNLWVPWYGGAVHCTVYCGWVHGRVCFFIEPHSQDNFFNRGCYYGCDDDNMRFAFFSKAALEFLLQSNKRPDIIHCHDWQTGLVPVMLYEIYKYHGMEHQRVCYTIHNFKHQGIGGVQTLWATNLNRESYYFQYDKLQDNFNPFALNYMKAGIVYSNAVTTVSPNHAWEAQCTEVGCGLGHTLHLQRDKFRGVLNGIDYDFWNPEIDRYIPHNYNQEDFEQKLYNKKALRERLMLRQSDQPLIAYIGRLDHQKGVHLVHHAIYHALNKGAQFVLLGSATEAGINAHFRHEKQFLNNNPDVHLELGFNEELSHLIYAGADMIVVPSNYEPCGLTQMIGLKYGTVPIVRGVGGLVNTVFDRDYDQNLPPEKRNGYVFEHTDNYALESAMNRAIDLWYQSPDEFRQLAIQGMRYDYSWNYPGAEYLEIYDWIKCKW, encoded by the coding sequence ATGTACATTGTACAGATTGCCTCGGAATGCGCTCCTGTCATTAAAGCAGGAGGTTTGGGGGATGTTGTCTACGGTCTCAGCCGGGAATTAGAAATTAGGGGTAATTGTGTCGAATTGATCTTACCCAAGTATGATTGTATGCGCTACGACCATATTTGGGGATGGCATGAAGCTTACTTAAATCTGTGGGTACCCTGGTATGGTGGGGCAGTTCACTGTACTGTGTATTGCGGTTGGGTACATGGAAGAGTGTGTTTCTTTATTGAACCCCACTCCCAAGATAATTTCTTTAATCGCGGCTGCTATTACGGTTGTGATGATGATAATATGCGCTTTGCTTTCTTCAGCAAAGCCGCTTTAGAGTTTCTCCTGCAAAGCAACAAGCGTCCTGATATCATCCATTGTCATGACTGGCAAACAGGCTTAGTACCAGTGATGCTCTATGAGATTTACAAGTATCATGGCATGGAGCATCAACGAGTTTGCTACACCATCCACAACTTTAAGCATCAGGGAATAGGTGGTGTACAGACGCTCTGGGCGACAAACTTAAATCGGGAATCTTACTACTTCCAATACGATAAGCTGCAAGACAACTTTAACCCCTTTGCTTTGAACTACATGAAAGCGGGTATTGTCTACTCTAACGCTGTCACCACAGTTTCACCCAACCACGCCTGGGAAGCTCAATGTACAGAAGTAGGATGTGGTTTAGGTCATACTTTGCATTTGCAACGCGACAAATTCCGTGGGGTACTTAACGGTATTGATTACGATTTTTGGAATCCAGAAATCGATCGCTACATCCCCCATAACTATAACCAAGAAGATTTTGAACAAAAACTTTATAACAAAAAAGCCTTACGTGAACGGTTGATGCTGCGCCAGAGTGATCAACCACTCATTGCTTACATTGGTCGATTAGATCACCAAAAAGGTGTGCATCTTGTCCACCATGCCATTTATCATGCTCTCAATAAAGGCGCACAATTTGTATTACTGGGTTCTGCCACAGAAGCAGGAATCAATGCTCATTTTCGCCATGAGAAACAATTTTTAAATAACAATCCTGATGTCCATTTAGAACTCGGCTTTAATGAAGAATTATCTCACCTAATTTATGCGGGTGCAGATATGATTGTTGTTCCCAGCAATTACGAACCTTGCGGGTTAACACAAATGATTGGTTTGAAGTACGGCACTGTACCAATTGTACGTGGTGTTGGTGGACTGGTAAATACAGTATTTGACCGAGACTACGACCAAAATTTACCACCAGAAAAACGTAACGGTTATGTATTTGAACATACCGATAACTATGCTTTAGAATCAGCTATGAATCGGGCAATTGATTTGTGGTATCAGTCTCCTGATGAGTTCCGCCAGTTAGCTATTCAAGGTATGAGATATGACTACTCATGGAACTATCCAGGTGCAGAATATTTAGAGATTTACGACTGGATTAAATGCAAGTGGTAG
- a CDS encoding response regulator, whose amino-acid sequence MNATPISSYRLAQKLHPISLLAQLTSRRASGCLRIFTDTAFWSIHLEEGKLTYASYSDKVFERLDNHLRRLSQKIPHLNSATRVQMRLMFEPQPETQPIPYADYQAICWLVEQEHLTPKQATTLIEELAKEVLESFLVLKEGSYEFYPEAAWDELPKFGYLDLRLLVEHCQKELRNRQRVQPAINTGGSSPVFSANKPPQTQTPPQTGQQLTKPEGLEGFDSRGQQFAQPLVRKSLYTIACIDDSQTVLNSIKSFLDENVFAVVTINDPVKALMQILRSKPDLILLDVEMPNLDGYELCSLLRRHSAFKNTPIIMVTGRTGFIDRAKAKMVRSSGYLTKPFNQSDLLKIVFKHLG is encoded by the coding sequence ATGAACGCAACTCCTATAAGTAGCTACAGGTTAGCCCAGAAACTACATCCGATATCTCTATTGGCACAACTAACCAGTCGTCGTGCTAGTGGTTGTTTGCGTATATTTACAGATACAGCTTTTTGGTCAATTCACTTAGAGGAGGGTAAACTTACTTATGCCTCTTACTCCGATAAGGTGTTTGAACGGTTGGATAATCACCTGCGGCGTTTGAGTCAGAAAATTCCCCATCTCAATAGCGCCACTCGTGTGCAGATGCGCTTAATGTTTGAACCCCAACCTGAGACTCAGCCCATACCATACGCTGATTATCAAGCCATTTGCTGGTTAGTTGAGCAAGAGCATCTCACACCTAAACAAGCAACTACCCTCATAGAAGAATTAGCGAAAGAAGTGCTGGAATCATTTCTGGTATTAAAGGAGGGAAGCTATGAATTTTATCCTGAAGCAGCTTGGGATGAATTACCAAAGTTTGGTTATTTGGACTTGCGTTTATTAGTTGAACACTGTCAAAAAGAATTGCGAAATAGACAACGTGTTCAACCTGCAATTAATACTGGTGGGAGTTCCCCTGTTTTCTCTGCAAATAAACCACCGCAGACTCAAACACCCCCACAAACTGGACAACAATTAACAAAACCAGAGGGCTTGGAGGGGTTTGATAGTCGAGGACAACAGTTTGCCCAGCCACTGGTGAGAAAAAGTTTATATACAATAGCTTGCATCGATGATAGTCAAACAGTATTGAATTCCATCAAAAGCTTTTTAGATGAGAATGTATTTGCAGTTGTGACTATTAATGATCCAGTTAAGGCTTTGATGCAAATTTTGCGGAGTAAACCAGACTTAATTTTATTAGATGTAGAAATGCCAAATTTAGATGGTTATGAATTATGTTCTTTATTGCGGAGGCATTCGGCTTTTAAAAATACACCTATTATTATGGTGACTGGTAGAACAGGATTTATTGATAGAGCTAAAGCAAAAATGGTGAGGTCTTCAGGCTATTTAACTAAACCATTTAATCAATCAGATTTATTGAAAATTGTGTTTAAACATTTGGGATGA